A single genomic interval of Arachis duranensis cultivar V14167 chromosome 7, aradu.V14167.gnm2.J7QH, whole genome shotgun sequence harbors:
- the LOC107458830 gene encoding uncharacterized protein LOC107458830, with amino-acid sequence MCSSKAKVTVGIEATNINTAATMARINGRPVLQPTCNRVPSLVERRNSIKKVLSPPLLPGKVGSLTTPPVSPKSKSPRPPAVKRSSGGSDGNNGLNSSSEKIVIPRSSVTKAPSLERKKSKSFKEGSCVVEASLSYSSSLITDSPGSIAAVRREQMALQQAQRKMRIAHYGRSKSAKFERVVVPLPDPSSTTLPSKIIDEEKRCSFITPNSDPIYIAYHDEEWGVPVHDDKMLFELLVLSGAQVGSDWTSTLKKRQDFRAAFSEFDAEIVANLTDKQMMSISSEYGIDISKVRGVVDNANRILEVKKDFGSFEKYIWGFVNNKPISTQYKFGHKIPVKTSKSESISKDMVRRGFRFVGPTVVHSFMQASGLTNDHLITCHRHLQCTLLAAARPYCGTP; translated from the exons atgtgcAGCTCCAAGGCCAAGGTAACCGTAGGCATAGAAGCCACCAACATCAACACCGCCGCAACCATGGCCAGAATCAACGGCAGGCCGGTTCTTCAACCAACATGCAACCGCGTTCCAAGCCTCGTCGAGAGGCGGAACTCCATCAAGAAAGTGTTGTCTCCGCCGCTTCTTCCAGGAAAAGTAGGCTCGTTGACGACGCCGCCGGTTTCTCCGAAATCAAAGTCACCAAGGCCACCGGCGGTGAAGAGATCGTCCGGAGGCAGTGACGGCAACAACGGCCTCAACTCGAGCTCCGAGAAGATTGTGATCCCGAGAAGCTCGGTTACAAAGGCTCCGAGCTTGGAGAGGAAGAAGTCGAAGAGCTTCAAGGAAGGATCTTGTGTTGTTGAGGCGTCGCTGAGTTACTCTTCGTCGTTGATAACTGACTCGCCGGGGAGCATTGCGGCGGTTAGGAGGGAGCAGATGGCGCTTCAGCAGGCTCAGAGGAAGATGAGGATCGCTCATTACGGAAGATCAAAGTCTGCAAAGTTTGAAAGAGTTGTTGTTCCTCTTCCTGATCCCTCTTCAACCACTCTTCCTTCTAAAATTATTGACGAGGAGAAGAGGTGCAGCTTTATCACACCCAATTCAg ATCCAATCTATATTGCCTATCATGATGAAGAGTGGGGAGTTCCAGTTCATGATGACAA GATGCTGTTTGAACTTCTAGTTTTAAGCGGTGCTCAAGTTGGATCTGATTGGACCTCAACCTTGAAGAAACGTCAAGATTTCAG GGCTGCATTTTCAGAATTTGATGCAGAAATCGTGGCAAACTTGACTGATAAGCAAATGATGTCTATAAGTTCGGAATATGGCATTGATATCAGCAAAGTTCGAGGAGTTGTTGATAATGCTAACCGAATTTTAGAG GTCAAAAAAGACTTTGGATCATTTGAGAAATACATATGGGGGTTTGTGAATAACAAACCAATCAGCACCCAATACAAATTTGGACACAAGATCCCAGTAAAGACCTCAAAATCAGAGAGCATAAGCAAAGACATGGTTAGGAGAGGGTTCAGGTTCGTTGGTCCAACAGTGGTTCACTCATTCATGCAGGCATCTGGTCTAACTAATGACCACTTAATCACATGCCATAGGCACTTGCAATGCACCTTGCTTGCAGCAGCAAGGCCTTACTGTGGTACTCCATAG